One region of Anoplopoma fimbria isolate UVic2021 breed Golden Eagle Sablefish chromosome 10, Afim_UVic_2022, whole genome shotgun sequence genomic DNA includes:
- the flot1a gene encoding flotillin-1a isoform X3, translated as MPLARISLNTLTLNVKSDKVYTRHGVPISVTGIAQMKIQGQNKQMLAAACQMFMGKSEPEIAQIALETLEGHQRAIIAHLTVEEIYKDRKKFSEQVFKVASSDLVNMGISVVSYTLKDVHDDQDYLHSLGKARTAQVQKDARIGEAKNKRDAVIREAHAMQEKVSAQYKNEIDMAKAQRDYELKKAAYDIEVNTKKAESEMAYQLQVAKTKQRIEEERMQIQVVERTQQIMLQEQEITRREKELEAKVKKPADAERYRLEKLAEAQRLKLIMEAEADAESIRIKGEAEAFAVEAKGRAEAEQMAKKAEAFEQYKDGAMVDMLLEKLPLMAEEISRPLCEANKVTMVSSGGGDVGPAKLTGEVLDIMVRLPAAVEKLTGVNISQVTHPHRALVINWTR; from the exons ATGAAGATCCAGGGTCAGAACAAACAGATGCTGGCTGCCGCCTGCCAAATGTTCATGGGGAAGTCCGAGCCCGAGATCGCTCAGATCGCCTTGGAGACGCTGGAGGGACACCAGCGGGCCATCATCGCCCACCTGACCGTTGAG GAGATCTACAAGGACCGAAAGAAGTTCTCCGAGCAGGTTTTTAAGGTGGCTTCCTCAGACCTGGTCAACATGGGCATCAGCGTGGTCAGCTACACGCTCAAAGATGTTCATGACGACCAG GATTATCTGCATTCGCTGGGGAAGGCTCGAACAGCCCAGGTTCAGAAAGACGCTCGCATTGGAGAGGCCAAGAACAAGAGAGATGCTGTGATCAGG gaggccCATGCGATGCAGGAGAAAGTCTCGGCTCAGTACAAGAATGAAATTGACATGGCGAAGGCCCAGAGGGACTATGAGCTGAAGAAGGCCGCCTATGACATCGAGGTCAACACTAAGAAGGCGGAGTCAGAGATGGCCTACCAGCTGCAG GTAGCGAAGACGAAGCAACGTATCGAGGAGGAAAGGATGCAGATCCAGGTGGTGGAGCGGACGCAGCAGATCATGCTGCAGGAGCAAGAGATCACCCGCAGGGAGAAGGAGCTGGAGGCCAAGGTGAAGAAACCGGCCGATGCTGAGAGGTATCGCCTGGAGAAACTGGCCGAGGCTCAGCG tCTTAAGTTGATCATGGAGGCGGAGGCCGATGCTGAGTCCATCAGA ATTAAAGGTGAGGCCGAGGCGTTCGCGGTGGAAGCCAAAGGTCGCGCTGAGGCGGAGCAGATGGCGAAGAAGGCCGAGGCCTTCGAGCAGTACAAGGACGGAGCCATGGTGGACATGCTGCTGGAGAAACTGCCTCTG ATGGCAGAAGAGATCAGCAGGCCTCTGTGTGAAGCCAACAAGGTAACCATGGTGTCCAGCGGAGGCGGGGACGTGGGCCCCGCCAAACTGACAGGAGAGGTGCTGGACATCATGGTCCGCCTCCCCGCGGCTGTGGAGAAGCTGACCGGAGTCAACATCTCCCAGGTAACACATCCCCACAGGGCACTGGTAATTAACTGGACTCGATGA